One part of the Paenibacillus silvisoli genome encodes these proteins:
- a CDS encoding DUF421 domain-containing protein, whose protein sequence is MEYGVMLFRTLLIYFIVFLIMRLMGKREIGKLSVFDLVISVMIAEIAVFVIEDTKRPVLDGILPMVGLLVIQIVIAFITLKSRKLRVLFDGEPVVLVERGKLNREAMRKQRYNLDDLLLQFRENKTNIADVEFAILETTGKLSIIPKETKERGSSGHGGSDAQAHRQDPQFPKPFPRNYRFETLPVPLIMDGEIQKTNLEQLGKDRFWLNNQLRQRGITDAKQVFLCTIDHRGKIFLDARRGRGPYK, encoded by the coding sequence GTGGAATATGGAGTAATGCTGTTCCGGACGCTTCTCATCTACTTTATCGTGTTTCTGATCATGCGGCTCATGGGCAAGCGGGAAATCGGGAAGCTGTCGGTGTTCGACCTTGTCATCTCCGTCATGATCGCTGAAATCGCCGTGTTCGTCATCGAGGATACGAAGCGGCCCGTGCTCGACGGCATACTGCCGATGGTGGGGCTGCTCGTCATTCAAATCGTGATCGCGTTCATTACGCTGAAGAGCCGCAAGCTGCGCGTCTTGTTCGATGGCGAGCCGGTCGTCCTCGTGGAGCGGGGGAAGCTGAACCGGGAAGCGATGCGCAAGCAAAGGTACAATTTGGACGATTTACTGCTTCAATTCCGTGAAAATAAGACGAATATCGCGGATGTCGAGTTTGCCATCCTGGAGACGACCGGCAAGCTGTCGATCATTCCGAAGGAAACGAAAGAACGCGGCTCGAGCGGGCATGGCGGTTCGGATGCGCAAGCGCATCGGCAGGATCCGCAGTTCCCGAAGCCGTTTCCGCGCAACTATCGTTTCGAAACGCTGCCGGTACCGCTGATCATGGATGGCGAAATTCAGAAAACGAATTTGGAGCAGCTCGGCAAAGACCGTTTCTGGCTGAACAACCAGCTTCGTCAACGGGGGATTACCGATGCGAAGCAAGTGTTCTTGTGCACCATTGACCATCGCGGCAAAATATTTCTCGACGCAAGGCGCGGACGAGGACCGTATAAGTAA
- a CDS encoding SpoIID/LytB domain-containing protein, with protein MKGMNAVQANEAKAPRAQETKRARLPKAVRTMTVLITGVMALSVWTSVPSSGAAVPKLDSIRVAIFINTSKYKLETGAATFSAAGALQVGVRQPSGVIPLFQTSPGETVRFSLDDYKPLLLETTDYMTALSAVKRLKAMGASGMMTASSDPRGKLYQIAEGSYASAAEAKAAGDRWLKDSTLAGLAGKSGGTGMIGPLHLDTDLIFASKAEALSAAQTYSAAGVEAYAAIKQNGSAPGVYTVVVGAESDQTALGKAKAQAQQINGALTLRQTDADASYILIRDDYTTNESASKPAATLYSIPAAGTKLWLSTDAPTGIKLMERYNRSYRGQFEVSGLNNKLAVVNELPFEQYLYAVVGAEMPSSWPAEALKSQAVAARTYALYQGFGFQIAHVVDTTLSQAYGGIGSEKPATIAAVDATSGEVAMYNGKVIETVFSSSAGGASADSKEIWGSDVAYLKSVESPDSSSEKGLYRWYRIVLPNGSVGYMREDLLDATDQTSATGQPILRVNADGAKVRPIPLIQDNVPVVDQANRGTLVVQLEKVTQSNEMSWVRGTYSSADLLTMMNGKLQKPVSGSISTLEVSQKGPSGRPIELLANGQKLQVKYPDLFRSAFGGLPSTFFSIDETARMTIAGGGGAIRNRPTASDSGPFYLIGSDGSARELKEKNVFILNGDGELRAATKEPGFRFIGSGNGHGVGLSQYGARGLAELGYDYKYIMQYYYKDVTIVKE; from the coding sequence ATGAAAGGCATGAACGCCGTTCAGGCGAACGAAGCGAAGGCGCCGCGAGCTCAGGAAACGAAGCGGGCAAGGCTGCCGAAAGCGGTTCGTACGATGACGGTTTTGATTACCGGCGTAATGGCATTGTCAGTGTGGACATCCGTACCGTCCAGCGGCGCGGCGGTCCCGAAGCTTGATTCGATTCGAGTCGCGATCTTTATCAATACGAGCAAGTATAAGCTTGAAACAGGCGCGGCCACGTTCAGCGCGGCGGGAGCGCTGCAGGTTGGCGTCCGTCAGCCGTCCGGCGTTATCCCTCTCTTTCAAACCTCGCCCGGCGAGACGGTACGGTTCTCGCTGGATGACTATAAGCCGCTGCTGCTGGAAACGACGGATTATATGACCGCTCTATCGGCGGTTAAACGGCTGAAAGCGATGGGCGCTTCCGGCATGATGACGGCGTCCAGCGATCCGCGAGGCAAGCTGTACCAAATCGCGGAAGGCTCTTACGCATCGGCAGCGGAAGCGAAAGCGGCGGGCGACCGTTGGCTGAAGGATTCCACGCTGGCAGGTCTGGCTGGCAAATCCGGGGGAACGGGCATGATCGGTCCGCTGCATTTGGATACCGATCTCATCTTTGCATCCAAAGCGGAAGCGTTGAGCGCGGCTCAAACTTACAGCGCCGCCGGCGTTGAGGCGTATGCCGCGATAAAGCAGAACGGAAGCGCTCCGGGCGTGTATACGGTCGTCGTCGGGGCGGAGAGCGACCAGACCGCGCTCGGCAAGGCGAAAGCGCAGGCGCAGCAAATAAACGGCGCGCTGACGCTTCGGCAAACGGATGCCGACGCGTCCTACATATTGATTCGCGATGACTATACGACGAACGAATCGGCTTCCAAGCCGGCCGCAACGCTCTATTCGATACCGGCTGCGGGGACGAAGCTATGGCTTTCGACCGATGCGCCGACAGGCATTAAGCTGATGGAGCGTTATAACCGAAGCTATCGCGGCCAGTTCGAGGTGAGCGGGCTCAACAATAAGCTCGCCGTCGTTAACGAACTGCCGTTCGAGCAATATTTGTACGCGGTAGTAGGGGCTGAGATGCCATCTTCTTGGCCCGCGGAAGCGTTGAAGTCGCAAGCCGTGGCCGCCCGTACCTACGCGCTGTATCAAGGCTTCGGTTTCCAAATCGCCCATGTGGTGGATACCACGCTCAGCCAAGCCTATGGCGGCATCGGCTCCGAGAAGCCGGCAACGATCGCGGCGGTCGATGCGACCAGCGGCGAAGTGGCCATGTATAACGGCAAAGTGATCGAGACCGTATTCTCGTCGAGCGCGGGCGGCGCGTCGGCCGATTCGAAGGAGATATGGGGAAGCGATGTCGCATACTTGAAATCCGTCGAAAGTCCGGACTCTTCCTCCGAAAAGGGGCTGTACCGCTGGTATCGGATCGTGCTGCCGAACGGATCGGTCGGTTACATGCGGGAGGATTTGCTCGATGCGACCGATCAAACGTCGGCGACCGGACAGCCGATACTGCGCGTTAACGCGGACGGCGCCAAAGTCCGTCCGATTCCGCTTATTCAAGATAACGTGCCGGTCGTGGATCAAGCGAACCGGGGAACGCTCGTCGTTCAATTGGAGAAGGTAACGCAATCCAACGAAATGTCTTGGGTACGCGGTACGTATTCGTCCGCTGACCTTCTTACGATGATGAACGGGAAGCTTCAAAAGCCGGTGAGCGGCAGCATTTCCACGCTTGAAGTCAGCCAGAAAGGACCGTCGGGACGTCCGATCGAGCTCCTTGCGAACGGGCAGAAGCTCCAGGTGAAATATCCGGATCTATTCCGTTCGGCCTTCGGCGGTTTGCCGAGTACCTTCTTCAGCATCGACGAAACGGCCCGCATGACGATCGCAGGCGGCGGAGGAGCGATCCGAAATCGCCCGACCGCATCCGATTCCGGTCCGTTCTACTTAATCGGCAGCGATGGATCGGCGAGAGAGTTAAAGGAAAAGAACGTGTTCATTCTGAACGGCGACGGCGAGCTTCGCGCCGCTACGAAGGAGCCGGGCTTCCGCTTCATCGGCTCCGGCAACGGACACGGCGTTGGGTTATCCCAATACGGCGCCCGCGGATTGGCAGAGCTTGGGTATGACTATAAATATATAATGCAATACTATTACAAAGACGTAACGATCGTTAAGGAATGA
- the yajC gene encoding preprotein translocase subunit YajC produces MSGAASLLPFVLMFAVFYFLLIRPQQRKSKQRNVMLGGLKKGDKIVTIGGMHGTIMEISDDVVVLRVNDATKITFDRSAINNVLSSSTAAAAPVTPAAVEKKDEHGENIKA; encoded by the coding sequence ATGTCAGGAGCAGCTTCCTTACTCCCATTCGTACTAATGTTTGCGGTTTTCTATTTCCTTCTGATCCGTCCGCAGCAGCGCAAGTCCAAGCAGCGTAACGTGATGCTCGGCGGGCTGAAGAAAGGCGACAAGATCGTAACGATCGGCGGTATGCACGGTACGATTATGGAGATTTCGGACGACGTCGTTGTTCTTCGCGTCAACGATGCGACGAAGATCACGTTCGATCGCAGCGCGATTAACAATGTTCTTTCGAGCAGCACGGCAGCGGCTGCGCCGGTAACGCCGGCAGCGGTTGAGAAGAAAGACGAGCACGGTGAAAATATTAAGGCTTAA
- a CDS encoding thiol-disulfide oxidoreductase DCC family protein has protein sequence MANKQGRHERKKREKLIVLYDGTCNLCLGTVRKLKELQSSADLRFIPVQSLEETYEEIPGAASLDQAELLTKLHVVEADGTLHVGAASVVRILRTVKGLRWLAWLYRVPGLRIAADGLYRIIAAKRYDWFGKADDGCHDGVCTIPRKE, from the coding sequence ATGGCTAACAAACAAGGCAGGCACGAACGGAAAAAACGCGAGAAGCTTATCGTTCTGTACGACGGGACGTGCAATTTATGTCTTGGCACGGTTCGCAAGCTGAAGGAGCTGCAGTCGAGCGCGGATCTGCGTTTTATCCCGGTTCAATCGCTGGAAGAAACGTACGAGGAAATTCCGGGCGCCGCGTCGCTCGATCAGGCGGAGCTTCTGACGAAGCTTCATGTTGTCGAGGCGGACGGCACGCTTCATGTTGGCGCGGCCAGCGTAGTCCGGATTCTGCGGACCGTCAAAGGGCTTAGATGGCTGGCCTGGCTTTATCGCGTGCCGGGGCTGCGCATCGCGGCGGACGGCTTGTACCGGATCATCGCGGCGAAGCGCTACGACTGGTTCGGCAAAGCCGACGACGGCTGCCACGACGGCGTATGTACAATACCGAGAAAAGAATAG
- a CDS encoding TIGR04086 family membrane protein, with product MKPINAMKNVPKVHMASPMLAGILYASIWLALGALLLSTMLRFGSMQETQLPLYSLIVHGFASLAGGFVSGKRSGMRGWYYGGLLGFAYGLLILLVSFLSMNTGISGRTFTMLIETVICGALGGMVGVNMKRS from the coding sequence ATGAAACCGATCAATGCCATGAAAAATGTTCCAAAGGTGCATATGGCTTCACCGATGCTGGCCGGCATTTTATACGCATCGATTTGGCTGGCGCTTGGGGCGCTGCTGCTTTCGACGATGCTGCGCTTTGGCAGCATGCAGGAAACCCAGCTTCCGCTCTACAGCTTGATCGTGCACGGCTTTGCCTCCCTGGCAGGCGGCTTCGTATCCGGGAAGCGGTCCGGCATGCGCGGCTGGTATTACGGCGGGCTGCTGGGCTTCGCGTACGGCCTGCTGATATTGCTGGTAAGCTTTCTCTCCATGAACACCGGAATCAGCGGCAGAACGTTTACGATGCTGATCGAAACGGTGATCTGCGGCGCACTCGGCGGCATGGTCGGCGTCAATATGAAGCGCTCCTGA
- the spoVB gene encoding stage V sporulation protein B, which translates to MTKQTFIKGALILLLAGVVNRILAFVPRIALPRIIGAEGVGLYQLGYPFLIVLLTIITGGIPLAVAKWIAEAESNGDTKRVKQIFRSAMALTVLLALLLTALFIVLMPWITTKLMTDPRVYETLLMMSPLLLIIGVSSVYRGYFQGKQNMIPTALSQTIETVIRIVLALLFAKWLLQYGLAWGAAGAMLGVVAGELGGLAVLLVQYANDRKRVKLGIARESEENGPQPASAIDAKPKSYSPPRKREPVVRRLISLSVPVTASRMIGSLSYLLESILTARALAAAGIAVSAATAQYGALQGMIVPILLLPTALTYSLAVSLVPSLSEAAAKGDRATIHKRLHQSMRLALVTGAPFVVVMLLFAEPLCRILYNHVEIAPMLQWMAPVGLFIYLQAPLQAALQALDKPATALMNTFIGAIVKLVLIVELASDPELGIYGALIAINVNIVLVTVLHWIAVVRSVGFSMEILDFIKVGAAMLIMGAASLWIMNLQALPALWHNFIIACTAGIIIYLILMVLLKIIDRYDVERIPYLGRFFRS; encoded by the coding sequence GTGACCAAGCAAACGTTTATTAAAGGGGCTTTGATACTGCTGCTGGCAGGCGTAGTAAACCGCATCCTTGCCTTTGTGCCGCGGATCGCGCTTCCACGGATTATCGGCGCGGAGGGCGTGGGATTGTACCAGCTCGGCTACCCGTTTCTGATCGTTCTGCTGACCATCATTACGGGCGGCATTCCGCTGGCCGTCGCCAAATGGATCGCGGAAGCCGAATCCAACGGCGATACCAAGCGGGTGAAGCAAATTTTCCGTTCGGCGATGGCTTTGACCGTTTTGCTGGCACTGCTGCTGACCGCGCTGTTCATCGTTCTGATGCCTTGGATTACGACAAAACTGATGACCGATCCGAGGGTGTACGAAACGCTGCTGATGATGAGTCCCCTGCTGCTCATTATCGGGGTATCGTCGGTATACAGAGGCTACTTCCAAGGCAAGCAAAACATGATTCCGACCGCGCTATCCCAAACGATCGAGACGGTCATCCGGATCGTCCTCGCGCTCCTGTTCGCCAAGTGGCTGCTGCAGTATGGACTAGCTTGGGGAGCCGCTGGCGCGATGCTCGGCGTCGTGGCCGGCGAACTCGGCGGGCTTGCCGTGCTGCTGGTGCAATATGCGAACGACCGCAAGCGCGTGAAGCTCGGCATTGCGCGGGAGTCCGAGGAGAATGGTCCGCAGCCGGCATCGGCAATCGATGCGAAACCGAAATCCTATTCTCCGCCGCGTAAAAGGGAACCGGTCGTGCGGAGGCTTATCAGCTTGTCCGTGCCGGTAACCGCAAGCCGGATGATCGGCTCTCTCTCCTACTTGCTCGAGTCCATCCTGACCGCCAGAGCATTAGCTGCGGCCGGCATCGCGGTCAGCGCCGCAACCGCGCAGTACGGCGCGCTGCAAGGGATGATCGTACCGATTCTCCTCCTCCCGACCGCGCTGACCTATTCGCTGGCCGTTTCGCTCGTACCCTCGCTGTCCGAAGCCGCAGCCAAAGGCGACCGCGCCACGATCCATAAGCGGCTTCATCAATCGATGCGGCTTGCGCTCGTCACGGGAGCGCCTTTCGTTGTCGTCATGCTGCTGTTCGCGGAGCCGCTCTGCCGCATACTCTATAATCATGTGGAAATCGCTCCGATGCTGCAGTGGATGGCGCCCGTCGGCTTGTTCATCTATTTGCAGGCGCCGCTGCAAGCCGCCTTGCAAGCGCTGGATAAACCCGCTACCGCGCTCATGAACACCTTTATCGGCGCTATCGTCAAGCTCGTGCTCATCGTCGAGCTGGCTTCCGATCCGGAGCTGGGCATTTACGGCGCCCTCATCGCCATCAACGTCAACATCGTGCTCGTCACGGTGCTTCATTGGATCGCGGTCGTCCGTTCCGTCGGCTTCAGCATGGAAATACTCGACTTCATCAAAGTAGGCGCCGCCATGCTCATCATGGGCGCCGCATCGCTCTGGATCATGAACCTGCAGGCGCTGCCGGCGCTTTGGCATAATTTTATTATCGCTTGCACGGCCGGCATCATCATCTACTTGATTCTGATGGTCTTGCTGAAAATTATCGATCGGTATGACGTGGAGCGAATCCCTTACCTCGGCCGATTTTTCCGATCCTAG
- a CDS encoding DUF421 domain-containing protein, with protein sequence MNTWLEITLRTLAAVIFLLLMTKLLGKRQVTELSVFEYITGITIGNIAGYISLDTDAKWYLGMLSLGVWVAVSLGIELLQLKSKRLRNWIDGTPTVLIQKGKILEKNLKKERLTTDELMQQLRMKDVFKAADVEFAIMEASGAINILLKTENLPLTPKQLGIKVQPEREPQAVIMDGKVLSDALKVRGYNSQWLEKELKKSDLRIEDVFLAQVDDFGTLTVDLYDDKVKQPKGYSQATLLASLKKCEADMEMYGLLTADEAEKQKYAACSKKLQHLIDEVRPLIYQ encoded by the coding sequence ATGAATACATGGCTGGAAATTACGCTGCGGACGCTGGCGGCCGTTATCTTCCTGCTCCTGATGACAAAGCTGCTCGGAAAACGTCAGGTGACCGAGCTGTCCGTTTTCGAATACATTACGGGCATCACGATCGGAAACATTGCGGGATACATTTCGCTCGATACGGATGCAAAGTGGTATTTGGGCATGCTCTCGCTAGGGGTTTGGGTTGCGGTATCGCTCGGAATCGAGCTGCTGCAGCTCAAGAGCAAGCGCCTCCGGAACTGGATTGACGGCACGCCGACCGTGCTCATTCAGAAAGGCAAAATCCTGGAGAAGAACTTGAAAAAGGAACGGCTGACGACCGATGAACTGATGCAGCAGCTTCGCATGAAGGATGTCTTCAAGGCGGCTGACGTGGAATTTGCGATCATGGAAGCGAGCGGCGCGATCAACATCCTGCTGAAGACGGAAAATCTTCCGTTAACGCCGAAACAGCTGGGCATTAAAGTGCAGCCGGAGCGGGAGCCGCAGGCAGTCATTATGGACGGCAAAGTGTTGAGCGACGCGCTAAAGGTGCGAGGCTATAACTCGCAGTGGCTGGAGAAAGAGTTGAAGAAATCAGACCTCCGAATCGAGGACGTGTTTCTGGCGCAGGTCGATGATTTCGGAACGCTGACAGTGGATCTATACGATGACAAAGTGAAGCAACCGAAAGGCTACAGCCAGGCAACCTTGCTTGCGTCTCTGAAGAAATGCGAGGCGGACATGGAGATGTACGGGCTGTTGACGGCCGATGAAGCGGAGAAACAGAAATACGCGGCCTGCTCCAAGAAGCTGCAGCATTTGATCGACGAGGTGCGGCCGCTCATTTATCAGTAA
- the queA gene encoding tRNA preQ1(34) S-adenosylmethionine ribosyltransferase-isomerase QueA: MNVAEFDFDLPEHLIAQTPLADRTASRLLTLSRTTGDVEHHTFTKLAELLQPGDTLILNDTRVMPARLMGIKSDTGAKVELLLLKQLSGDRWETLAKPGKRLRAGAKLSFGDDGTGEPLLRATILAEGEQGAREIEFHYEGIFNELLDRLGEMPLPPYIKERLDDRERYQTVYAKHEGSAAAPTAGLHFTRPFLEQLQAKGVHIGYITLHVGLGTFRPMSVDTIEEHTMHSEYYELSEETAAMLRSAKERGGRIIAVGTTSARTLETVAARFTYKDIKACSGWTDIFIFPGYEFKLVNALLTNFHLPKSTLVMLVSALAGREAIMKAYREAVEREYRFFSFGDAMFIY; the protein is encoded by the coding sequence ATGAATGTAGCTGAATTTGATTTTGATTTGCCGGAGCATCTAATCGCGCAGACGCCGCTGGCGGACCGCACCGCTTCCCGGCTGTTAACGCTGAGCCGCACGACCGGCGATGTGGAGCATCATACGTTTACGAAGCTGGCCGAGCTGCTGCAGCCGGGCGATACGCTGATCTTGAACGATACGCGCGTCATGCCGGCGAGGCTGATGGGCATCAAATCCGACACCGGCGCGAAAGTCGAGCTGCTGCTGCTGAAGCAGCTGTCCGGCGACCGCTGGGAGACGCTTGCGAAGCCGGGCAAACGATTAAGAGCCGGCGCAAAGCTGAGCTTCGGCGATGACGGCACCGGCGAGCCGCTGCTTCGCGCAACGATCTTGGCGGAAGGCGAGCAGGGAGCGCGGGAGATTGAGTTTCACTATGAAGGCATTTTCAATGAGCTGCTAGATCGGCTCGGAGAAATGCCGCTTCCGCCGTATATCAAGGAACGGCTGGACGACCGCGAGCGTTATCAGACCGTTTACGCCAAACACGAAGGTTCGGCGGCGGCGCCGACGGCCGGTCTCCATTTCACGAGGCCGTTTCTCGAGCAGCTGCAGGCGAAAGGCGTTCATATCGGTTATATTACGCTTCATGTCGGGCTCGGCACATTCCGGCCGATGTCGGTCGATACGATTGAAGAGCATACGATGCACTCCGAGTATTACGAGCTGAGCGAGGAAACGGCAGCGATGCTGAGGTCGGCCAAGGAGCGCGGGGGACGAATTATCGCCGTCGGCACAACTTCTGCCCGAACGCTTGAAACCGTTGCCGCCCGGTTTACGTATAAAGATATTAAGGCTTGCAGCGGCTGGACGGACATATTTATTTTTCCTGGCTACGAGTTCAAGCTGGTCAATGCGCTGCTGACCAATTTCCACCTGCCGAAGTCGACGCTGGTCATGCTCGTCAGCGCATTGGCAGGAAGAGAAGCCATCATGAAAGCTTACCGTGAAGCTGTCGAACGGGAATACCGGTTTTTCAGCTTCGGCGATGCGATGTTTATTTATTGA
- the tgt gene encoding tRNA guanosine(34) transglycosylase Tgt, translating to MAITYELIKTCKQSGARLGRVHTPHGVIETPAFMPVGTQATVKTVSPEELKTLDAHIILSNTYHLFIRPGHEIVKQAGGLHKFMNWDRPILTDSGGFQVFSLSNMRKIKEEGVEFRSHLSGDKLFLSPEKAMEIQNALGSDIMMAFDECAPYPADYDYVKKSLERTTRWAERCLAAHARPNDQGLFAIIQGGMYEDLRRQSAAELTSMDFPGYAIGGLSVGEPKDLMYNVLDCTVPLMPANKPRYLMGVGSPDALLEGSIRGVDMFDCVLPTRIARNGTTMTSSGRLVIRNAKFADDFGPLDPECSCYTCTNYSRAYLRHLIKADETFGIRLTTIHNLHFLLELMRGVRRAIMEDRLLDFRDEFFDKYGLNENDKGF from the coding sequence GTGGCAATCACATACGAATTAATCAAGACATGCAAGCAATCCGGCGCGCGCTTGGGCCGCGTACATACGCCGCATGGCGTCATCGAGACGCCTGCCTTCATGCCGGTAGGGACACAGGCGACCGTCAAAACCGTCAGCCCGGAAGAGCTGAAGACGCTGGACGCCCACATCATTCTGAGCAATACGTATCACCTGTTCATCCGTCCGGGTCACGAGATCGTGAAGCAAGCCGGCGGACTGCACAAGTTCATGAACTGGGACCGTCCGATTCTGACCGACAGCGGCGGATTTCAAGTGTTCAGCCTCAGCAACATGCGCAAGATCAAAGAAGAAGGCGTCGAATTCCGCAGTCATCTTAGCGGCGACAAGCTGTTCCTTTCGCCGGAGAAGGCGATGGAAATTCAGAACGCGCTCGGCTCCGACATCATGATGGCGTTCGACGAGTGCGCGCCGTATCCGGCCGACTACGATTACGTGAAGAAATCGCTGGAGCGGACGACCAGGTGGGCAGAGCGGTGCCTGGCGGCTCACGCCCGTCCTAATGACCAAGGATTGTTCGCGATTATTCAAGGCGGCATGTACGAGGATTTGCGTCGCCAGAGCGCGGCCGAGTTGACTTCCATGGATTTCCCGGGGTATGCTATTGGTGGACTGAGCGTCGGAGAACCGAAGGATCTCATGTACAACGTGCTCGATTGTACGGTTCCGCTCATGCCGGCGAACAAGCCGCGCTATTTAATGGGCGTTGGCTCGCCCGATGCTTTGCTGGAAGGCTCGATCCGCGGCGTCGACATGTTCGACTGCGTGCTGCCGACGCGAATTGCCCGCAACGGAACAACGATGACCAGCTCCGGCAGATTGGTTATCCGCAACGCCAAATTCGCGGATGACTTCGGTCCGCTTGATCCGGAGTGCAGCTGCTACACCTGCACGAATTATTCGCGCGCTTACCTCCGCCATCTGATCAAAGCGGATGAAACGTTCGGCATTCGGCTGACGACGATTCACAATTTGCATTTCCTGCTGGAATTAATGCGCGGGGTGCGCCGGGCGATCATGGAAGACCGGCTGCTTGATTTCCGCGATGAATTTTTCGATAAGTACGGCTTGAACGAGAACGATAAAGGATTTTAA
- a CDS encoding phosphatase PAP2 family protein: MTLFDNMTTVAIYTTITVTLLIWYGAVANPFKVGGLFLREMVFNRKYMLHFVALILILFCNKLELQIEEHLTKTYDFATFFQSIEGNFVANLQHTFENDYLTVFLAFMYVVVFQALLIASIGIYTHQRKDRRMFYAICYAIMINYAIAIPFYIFFPVNEVWYHDPQNVSFLMLNVFPDFENQYRALSGLDNCFPSLHTSISVTLAILAVRSGIKRWAWFCCICAGIIIFAIFYLGIHWLIDMCGGLLLGAFASTMGMRLSAMDLKLRRNRRSGSVTTAAKLGYLQEDAK; this comes from the coding sequence ATGACTTTGTTTGACAACATGACGACGGTCGCGATCTATACGACCATTACCGTTACGCTTCTGATATGGTACGGAGCGGTAGCGAATCCGTTCAAGGTCGGCGGGCTGTTTCTCAGAGAGATGGTATTCAACCGCAAATATATGCTTCATTTCGTTGCGCTGATTTTGATCTTGTTTTGCAATAAGCTGGAGCTTCAAATCGAGGAGCATTTAACGAAGACGTACGACTTTGCGACCTTCTTCCAATCGATCGAAGGAAATTTCGTCGCCAATCTGCAGCATACTTTCGAGAACGACTATCTCACCGTATTCCTTGCGTTTATGTACGTTGTCGTTTTCCAGGCGCTGTTGATTGCTTCAATCGGCATCTATACGCATCAGCGCAAGGACCGCCGAATGTTCTATGCCATTTGCTACGCGATCATGATTAATTATGCGATCGCCATTCCGTTCTACATTTTCTTTCCGGTGAACGAGGTTTGGTACCATGATCCGCAAAACGTCTCGTTCCTGATGTTGAACGTATTCCCGGATTTCGAAAATCAATACCGTGCGCTGTCGGGCTTGGATAACTGCTTCCCGAGTCTGCATACGTCCATATCCGTTACGCTGGCGATCTTGGCTGTCCGTTCGGGTATCAAGCGCTGGGCATGGTTTTGCTGCATTTGCGCGGGCATCATTATTTTCGCGATCTTCTATCTCGGCATCCATTGGTTGATCGATATGTGCGGCGGCTTGCTGCTCGGGGCGTTCGCTTCGACGATGGGCATGCGGTTAAGCGCCATGGATTTGAAGCTTCGCCGGAATCGCCGCAGCGGTTCGGTTACGACAGCCGCAAAGCTCGGTTACTTGCAGGAAGATGCGAAGTAA